In Zingiber officinale cultivar Zhangliang chromosome 1A, Zo_v1.1, whole genome shotgun sequence, a genomic segment contains:
- the LOC122038430 gene encoding GATA transcription factor 26-like: MGKQGPCCHCGVTSTPLWRNGPPEKPVLCNACGSRWRTKGSLINYIPLHAREDFDADELKAPKIGSVTFKPKVQKLHKNKQSPCKLESECEMQFWDQNFCKFVEGDTSNRSSYGSAISGSESCLYFGNDDAIKVTGSVQSNVCDSLVPSTERSFVTHPKLSVEKLTKELYSIWHEEQASNHSRTSEDDLLYSSSTPLGSIEIGYGSVLIKTTSSKSIEEESEASSFPVDKSYITNDALSKKIDGGNDRLITQNLPGLSNLPSLKRKHDKQKQIHSDLKSAVKSPKRVCRSGVMNPPSKCSTQLDSCLLAKVIDGPGQFAHHDRVCFSPKRVASALPDKTSTFSSPIQFIADSSESDMLLDVPTGTSFAEAELLYHPWVKKANRDGSPTKSVIDISDIPASSFTNK, from the exons ATGGGAAAGCAAGGACCTTGCTGCCATTGTGGAGTCACAA GCACTCCTCTCTGGAGGAATGGACCGCCCGAGAAACCTGTTTTATGCAATGCATGTGGTTCCAGGTGGAGAACCAAGGGTTCATTGATAAACTATATACCACTACATGCTCGGGAAGATTTTGATGCTGATGAGTTAAAAGCTCCAAAAATTGGAAGTGTAACCTTCAAACCTAAAGTACAGAAGTTGCATAAAAACAAGCAAAGCCCGTGTAAATTGGAAAGTGAATGTGAAATGCAATTTTGGGATCAGAATTTCTGTAAATTTGTGGAGGGTGATACAAGCAATCGATCAAGTTATGGATCAGCCATATCAGGTTCAGAAAGTTGTTTATACTTTGGCAATGATGATGCCATCAAAGTAACAG GTTCAGTGCAATCAAATGTCTGTGATTCACTGGTTCCTTCCACAGAAAGATCTTTTGTTACTCACCCAAAGCTTTCTGTTGAGAAACTCACAAAAGAATTATATTCTATATGGCATGAAGAACAGGCTTCTAATCATTCCAGAACCTCAGAAGATGATCTGCTTTATAGCAGCAGTACCCCACTTGGTTCGATCGAGATTGGCTATGGAAGTGTACTCATTAAAACTACAAGTTCAAAATCAATAGAGGAAGAATCAGAAGCTAGCTCATTTCCAGTGGATAAATCATACATTACCAAT GATGCACTGTCTAAAAAGATTGATGGGGGAAATGACAGACTAATCACTCAAAATCTTCCTGGTCTTTCCAATTTGCCTTCTCTCAAAAGGAAGCATGACAAGCAAAAGCAGATCCATTCAG ATTTGAAGAGCGCTGTGAAAAGTCCTAAACGAGTGTGCCGGTCTGGGGTTATGAACCCACCTTCAAAATGCTCAACTCAGTTGGACTCCTGTCTGCTCGCCAAAGTAATTGATGGTCCAGGGCAATTTGCTCACCATGACAGGGTTTGCTTCAgtcctaaaagagttgcttcagCTCTTCCTGATAAAACCTCCACCTTCTCATCTCCAATACAGTTCATTGCCGACAGCTCTGAAAGTGACATGCTTCTAGATGTTCCTACAGGCACATCATTTGCTGAAGCAGAACTCCTGTACCATCCATGGGTGAAGAAAGCCAATCGAGATGGATCACCAACCAAAAGTGTCATTGACATTTCTGACATCCCAGCTTCTAGTTTCACCAATAAATAG